The Deltaproteobacteria bacterium genomic sequence CCAGCGGCTCGTCTGGTGCCCGAAGTGCACCCCTGCCTCGAGCAGGTTCTTCATGGTGACGTCCGTCATACGATGCTCTTGAACGACCCCCCCTTTCTCGGAGACTGGGAAAAAGCGACGACTAGCAGAAAGCGCCGGGCGAAGGCAATGAACGTCGTCACTGGTTCATCGAGTCCAGGAATTCCTGGTTCGCCTTGGTCCCCTTGACCTTGTCGTGCAGGAAGTCCATCGCCTCGACGGTGTTCAGCTGCGAGAGGAGCTTGCGGAGGATCCACACGCGGTTGAGGACGTCGCGCGGGAGGAGCAGCTCCTCCTTCCGCGTCCCCGAGCGGGTGAGATCGATGGTTGGGAACATCCGCTTGTCCATCAGGCGGCGGTCGAGATGGATCTCCATGTTCCCCGTACCCTTGAACTCCTCGAAGATCACCTCGTCCATCCGGCTTCCGGTGTCGACCAGCGCGGTGCCGATGATCGTGAGGCTGCCGCCGTCCTCGATGTTGCGGGCAGCGCCGAAGAACTTCTTCGGGCCGCGCAGCGCGTTCGAGTCGACGCCGCCCGAGAGGATCTTCCCGCTCGGCGGGACCACGGAGTTGTAGGCGCGCGCCAGCCGCGTGATCGAGTCGAGCAGGATCACGACGTCGCGGCCGTGCTCGACGAGCCGCTTGGCCTTCTCGATGACCATCTCGGCCACCTGCACGTGCCGGGTGGCGGGCTCGTCGAACGTCGAGCTCACCACCTCGCCCTTGACCGACCGCTGCATGTCGGTCACCTCCTCGGGGCGCTCGTCGATCAGCAGCACGATGAGGACCACGTTCGGGTGGTTCGCGGTGATGCCGTGCGCGATGTTCTGGAGCATCACGGTCTTGCCGGTGCGCGGCGCGGCGACGATGAGACCGCGCTGTCCCTTCCCGATCGGCACCAGCAGGTCGATGATGCGCGTCGTGAACTCCTGCGGGTCGAACTCGAGGCGGAGGTGCACGTCGGGATAGAGCGGCGTCAGATTGTCGAAGAGGATCTTCTCGCGCGCCTTCTCGGGCTCCTCGAAGTTGATCGTCTCGACCTTGAGGAGCGCGAAGTAGCGCTCGCCCTCCTTGGGCGGACGGATCTGCCCATAGACGACATCGCCCGTGCGCAGGTTGAAGCGGCGGATCTGGCTGGGCGACACGTAGATGTCGTCGGGCCCGGGAAGGTAGTTGTAGTCGGGGGCGCGCAGGAAGCCGAAGCCGTCGGGCAGGATCTCGAGCACGCCCTCACCGCAGATGAAGCCGTTCTGCTCGGTCTGCGCCTGCAGGATCGAGAAGATGAGCTCCTGCTTGCGCATGGCCGCCGCGCCCTCGATGTTCATGTCCTTGGCGAGGGCGGCCAGCTCCGCGATCTTCTTCTCCTTCAGCGACTTGAGGTTGAGCGCGCCCGGCTCCTCCGGCGCGGCTTCGTCGGCCTTCGAACGCGAGCGGACGGGGTTCGTACTCAAGTCATTCCCCTCCCGAGGCA encodes the following:
- the rho gene encoding transcription termination factor Rho — its product is MPREGNDLSTNPVRSRSKADEAAPEEPGALNLKSLKEKKIAELAALAKDMNIEGAAAMRKQELIFSILQAQTEQNGFICGEGVLEILPDGFGFLRAPDYNYLPGPDDIYVSPSQIRRFNLRTGDVVYGQIRPPKEGERYFALLKVETINFEEPEKAREKILFDNLTPLYPDVHLRLEFDPQEFTTRIIDLLVPIGKGQRGLIVAAPRTGKTVMLQNIAHGITANHPNVVLIVLLIDERPEEVTDMQRSVKGEVVSSTFDEPATRHVQVAEMVIEKAKRLVEHGRDVVILLDSITRLARAYNSVVPPSGKILSGGVDSNALRGPKKFFGAARNIEDGGSLTIIGTALVDTGSRMDEVIFEEFKGTGNMEIHLDRRLMDKRMFPTIDLTRSGTRKEELLLPRDVLNRVWILRKLLSQLNTVEAMDFLHDKVKGTKANQEFLDSMNQ